In Ignavibacteriales bacterium, the sequence ACACGGAACGCTATTTGTTCCGCAGGGGTATGTCTCCGGTATTGCAATTGATCCAATAGAAAAGAAACCATTTTTTCATGCCTATCCGGGATCTTCTACTTTAAGTTTCGGTATGCTTGGCTGCGATTTTCATTGCTCATTTTGTCAAAACTGGATAACCTCACAAACTCTGCGCGATCCTCATGCCGTTTCTACTATCGAGGTAATAACGGCTGAAGAAATTGTTCGTCTTGCTCTTCGGCATAAAACGCCAATCATCACCAGTACCTACAACGAACCGCTCATTACAACTGAATGGGCTGTAGAAATATTCAAACTTGCAAAGAAGGCCGGACTTGTTACTTCGTATGTGTCGAACGGCAATGCCACGCCGGAAGTGCTCGACTATCTTCAGCCGTGGATTGATCTCTATAAAGTTGATTTGAAATCATTCCGTCAAAAAGCATATGGACAAATGGGCGGAGTGCTGCAGCATGTGCTTGACACAATCCCATCTCTGCACAAGCGCGGTAAGTGGGTTGAAGTCGTTACGCTTGTTGTTCCGGGAATGAATGATTCAAACGAAGAATTAACCGATATCGCCAAATTTATTCATTCCGTCTCGCCTGATATTCCTTGGCACGTGACGGCATATCACCAGGGATATAAAGTGACAGGTGAAGAGTTCACTCCCATCTCCACACTCATTCGTGCGGCAGAGATCGGTTACAAAGAAGGATTGCACTTTGTCTATACAGGCAATCGTCCGGGACAAACGCGCAACTACGAGAATACGTATTGTTATTCTTGTAACGAACTGCTTATTGAGCGCCGAGGGTTCCAGGTATTGCGTAACCGAATATCAAACGGAACGTGCTTCAAATGCGGCACAAAGATAGCCGGCAGATGGAAATGATATGATTTATATTATAATTGCTCAAGAGGAGATAATATGAATTTTACTTTCTTGCCTGATATTGTTAGTTTTTTCTTGCTTTGCTGGGCATTTAACTTGCTCTGGAAACAGCGGAAACAGTTTCAGTCTTTAATTCCAATTGCGATTGCTGTTGTTTTCTTATCCATCGGTAGAATTTCGGATGTTATTCTTGACTTATCAATATCTCGCTACTCGTCGTCTCCGCTTGGCTGGAAGCGCGAAAGTTTTGATTTAATTTTGACAAACGCCGGCAACATTTGCGATGTTTTAGGAATATTGCTTCTTGTTTACGGATTTCTTAAAACAATCGAGTTCCAGAAAAAGGAAAAAAAGCGGATTCAAGATTTGGAAACTTTGCTTCCGCTTTGTGCATGGTGTAAAAAATATCGCGCGGAAAACGGCGAGTGGAAACCCATTGAAGATTATCTCCGCGATAGCGGTGCACCGGCAGTGACACATGGTATTTGCCCGGAGTGTGCCGTTGAGCAAATGAATATAGCAAAACAAAAAGATTAACAAACCACCAGATTGTTTCAACACGAAGCGACAATAAAGATCAAAGGACGGACAATGAAAACAAAATCATTCACCATCGCTGCATCGTTTCCATTTTCACCTGAAGCCGTATTCACGGCTCTCACAAATGTACGCCAGATAGCCAAATGGAGTGGTCAGAATGGGAAAGTACAACCGACTATCGGCGGAAAGATGGAACTGTTCGATGGCTGGGTAAAAGGAATAGTACTCGCGTACGAATCAGGCAAACGGCTTTCCTTCACATGGAAACCTTCGGAATGGGCGAAGGAAAACAAAGCATCTATCGTCACGTGTCACTTCAAACCGACAAAAACCGGAACGAAGCTCACCTTGAAACACTCAGGTTTTCCGAATGACGGCGAACGGCAAAGCCATAAAATTGGCTGGACTGAATTTGTATTCGAACCGTTGAACATGTATCTTACATCAAAACAAATATAAGATATCTAGGTACCACATTGTGAATTGATGAAGCGAACCTTTTATATTTCCCTAAATTCTTTTATGATAAACCCGATGAAGACAATCATGTTACGTGCATGCATACTTGCACCAACGATGTTGTGCCTGTACAGCTGCGCAACGCCGCCGAAAGCCGAGAAGGAAGCGGTAGCAAAAAAACCCGAGATCACCATTCAGATTGCAAGCATCAATCTTGCCAATTTTAGCAAGAGAATTGAACGAAATAATATAATCGAACTCGTGAAGACTCTTAAAAGTGAACAAGTTGAAATTCTTGCAATACAAGGTATTTCGCGTTATCCTGGCGTTTCATCGCGAGTAGATTTTATCAATGAACTTTCTGCAAAGATCGACTGGCGCAATGCTTTCGGCGAAATGCAGAATATTTCCGGCAGACAAACTGGAAATGCAATTTTCAGTGTGTACCCTCTGCTTTCCCACTATAATTTTTCATGGGACGCGGTGAGATCAACAAGCTTCGAGGCGGCATTGCAAGCGACCGTTGACGCAGGAGCGCGATCGCTCGTCGTTGTAAGCACGCAATTGCCGCCTAAAGCAACAGCAAATGAGCAGGCACAATGCTTAAAATTGATTGCCGCCATGAATCCTGATACAACCCATCAGCTTCTTATTGTTGCCGGAAATATGCCGACGGATGAAATCATTCGCACGACAAATTCGTTCGCCGAGGTTCCACCACCTGAATCCGTTAAAAGTACAACTTCAAGAATATGGTATTCGGCAAGTACATCGCTTCAATTACTCACAACCCGATCGGTGGAAACGGTGTTTGGAACACTAGTCATTGCTCAGTTTGGAGTATTGAGACAATGAAAGCATTGAAATTCCAATGATCAATTGATTATTCAGGAGTTAAGACAGCAGCACTATGTGGACATTTAATATTTCACTCCTAGAAGTTGCGCTAAGAACTGTTATCGTGTATGCAATTGTACTGGCGGGAATTCGCCTCACGGGCAAGCGTGAAGTCGGGCAAATGGCATCATTTGAATTGGTGCTTATCTTGCTTCTGGCAAATGCTGTGCAGAACGCAATGACTGGCCCAGATACATCTCTTACTGGCGGCGTTGTTGGGGCATGCACGCTGCTCGTTACCAATGCAATCGTTACTCGAGTTTCTTCTCGCTCACGCAAATTGCGTACAGCACTTGAAGGAACACCAACGGTGCTCATACACAGGGGAGTTGTGGTTAAAAAGAATATGGAGAAAGAACACATCGCGAACGAAGAACTTGAACAGGCACTTCGTGAGCATGGCATTTCAAAATTTACAGATGTTGGCATTGCAGTGCTGGAAGTTGATGGATCCATCAGTGTACTGAAGAAAGATGAATTGCCCTCCGCAGTCCGCCCGCATCATCATATCCGATTTATTGTGAAAAATAAAAGCTAATTGTCATACTGAGAGCCAAAATTACTTAACAAAAACCTATGTCGAACGAAAACAAACTTGACCTGCAGGCATTAAAAGAGCGCATCGGCAAACATCTGCGGACAGCAGATGAATTTACACGCTACCAGCGTTACGAAGAAGC encodes:
- the amrS gene encoding AmmeMemoRadiSam system radical SAM enzyme, whose amino-acid sequence is MPEVTLKDILADHTKEGELYTKLSNNWVQCFACGHRCKVPPDKDGICKIRFNRHGTLFVPQGYVSGIAIDPIEKKPFFHAYPGSSTLSFGMLGCDFHCSFCQNWITSQTLRDPHAVSTIEVITAEEIVRLALRHKTPIITSTYNEPLITTEWAVEIFKLAKKAGLVTSYVSNGNATPEVLDYLQPWIDLYKVDLKSFRQKAYGQMGGVLQHVLDTIPSLHKRGKWVEVVTLVVPGMNDSNEELTDIAKFIHSVSPDIPWHVTAYHQGYKVTGEEFTPISTLIRAAEIGYKEGLHFVYTGNRPGQTRNYENTYCYSCNELLIERRGFQVLRNRISNGTCFKCGTKIAGRWK
- a CDS encoding SRPBCC domain-containing protein, with the translated sequence MKTKSFTIAASFPFSPEAVFTALTNVRQIAKWSGQNGKVQPTIGGKMELFDGWVKGIVLAYESGKRLSFTWKPSEWAKENKASIVTCHFKPTKTGTKLTLKHSGFPNDGERQSHKIGWTEFVFEPLNMYLTSKQI
- a CDS encoding DUF421 domain-containing protein, translated to MWTFNISLLEVALRTVIVYAIVLAGIRLTGKREVGQMASFELVLILLLANAVQNAMTGPDTSLTGGVVGACTLLVTNAIVTRVSSRSRKLRTALEGTPTVLIHRGVVVKKNMEKEHIANEELEQALREHGISKFTDVGIAVLEVDGSISVLKKDELPSAVRPHHHIRFIVKNKS